One Saccharopolyspora erythraea NRRL 2338 genomic region harbors:
- the argF gene encoding ornithine carbamoyltransferase has translation MTLRHFLRDDDLSPAEQAEVLDLAAELKADPLGCDALAGPKSVAVIFEKNSTRTRLSFEVGIRQLGGQPVVVDGRMMQLGREETIEDTSRVLSRYVDAVVWRTFAQARIDSMASASTVPVVNALTDEFHPCQVLADLQTIRERHGDLAGLTLTYLGDGANNMANSLLVGGATAGMHVRVSAPEGFAPADWVLDAAKKRAAETGGSVSVFTEPKPSVEGADVLVTDSWTSMGQENDGKDRVSPFRPFQVNADLLAATGKPAASVLHCLPAHRGWEITDEVIDGPASAVFDEAENRLHAQKALLTWLVRRP, from the coding sequence GTGACTCTGAGGCATTTCCTCCGCGACGACGATCTCAGCCCGGCCGAACAGGCCGAGGTGCTCGACCTCGCGGCCGAGCTGAAGGCCGATCCGCTCGGCTGCGACGCGCTGGCCGGTCCGAAGTCGGTGGCCGTGATCTTCGAGAAGAACTCCACCCGCACCCGGCTGTCCTTCGAGGTCGGCATCCGCCAGCTCGGCGGCCAGCCGGTCGTGGTCGACGGGCGGATGATGCAGCTCGGCCGCGAGGAGACCATCGAGGACACCTCCCGGGTGCTGTCCCGCTACGTCGACGCCGTGGTCTGGCGGACCTTCGCCCAGGCCAGGATCGACTCGATGGCCTCGGCCTCGACGGTGCCGGTGGTCAACGCGCTCACCGACGAGTTCCACCCCTGCCAGGTGCTGGCCGACCTGCAGACCATCCGGGAGCGCCACGGCGACCTCGCCGGGCTCACCCTGACCTACCTCGGCGACGGCGCCAACAACATGGCGAACTCGCTGCTGGTCGGCGGTGCGACGGCGGGCATGCACGTGCGCGTCAGCGCCCCCGAGGGCTTCGCGCCCGCCGACTGGGTCCTCGACGCGGCCAAGAAGCGCGCCGCCGAGACCGGCGGTTCGGTGTCGGTGTTCACCGAGCCGAAGCCGTCGGTCGAGGGCGCCGACGTGCTGGTGACCGACTCCTGGACCTCGATGGGCCAGGAGAACGACGGCAAGGACCGGGTCAGCCCGTTCCGGCCGTTCCAGGTCAACGCCGACCTGCTGGCCGCGACCGGCAAGCCGGCCGCCAGCGTCCTGCACTGCCTGCCCGCCCACCGCGGCTGGGAGATCACCGACGAGGTCATCGACGGCCCGGCCAGCGCGGTGTTCGACGAGGCCGAGAACCGCCTGCACGCCCAGAAGGCGCTGCTGACCTGGCTGGTGCGACGACCGTGA
- the argH gene encoding argininosuccinate lyase has product MTQQDGGQAGQAEPTKLWGGRFASGPAEAMAALSLSTHFDWRLAPYDIAGSRAHTRVLHKAGLLTADELERMLAGLDVLAADVESGAFQPVIDDEDVHTALERGLLERVGPELGGKLRAGRSRNDQVATLFRMWLRDAVRRVTSGVLDVVDALTAQAAAHPDAVLPGRTHLQHAQPVLLAHHLLAHCQSLLRDVSRLRDWDARTAFSPYGSGALAGSSLGLDPQAVAAELGFDGGAVDNSIDGTASRDFAAEAAFCLAMLGVNLSRVAEEVIIWNTAEFGYVTLDDAWATGSSIMPQKKNPDVAELARGKSGRLVGNLTGLLATLKAQPLAYNRDLQEDKEPVFDSVEQLDLLLPAMAGMLGTLTFHTERLAELAPAGFTLATDIAEWLVRQGVPFRVAHEASGECVRKAEARGAGLDELTDSELAATHPALTPEVREVLTVGGSIASRDAHGGTAPARVAEQRERVVATVAGHRQWLAG; this is encoded by the coding sequence GTGACGCAGCAAGACGGCGGCCAGGCCGGCCAGGCGGAGCCCACCAAGCTCTGGGGCGGCCGCTTCGCCTCCGGCCCGGCCGAGGCGATGGCCGCGCTGAGCCTGTCGACGCACTTCGACTGGCGCCTGGCGCCCTACGACATCGCCGGTTCGCGCGCCCACACCAGGGTGCTGCACAAGGCGGGCCTGCTCACCGCCGACGAGCTCGAACGCATGCTGGCCGGGCTGGACGTGCTGGCCGCGGACGTCGAGTCCGGCGCCTTCCAGCCCGTGATCGACGACGAGGACGTGCACACCGCCCTCGAACGCGGCCTGCTCGAGCGCGTCGGCCCCGAGCTCGGCGGCAAGCTGCGGGCCGGCCGCTCCCGCAACGACCAGGTCGCCACGCTCTTCCGGATGTGGCTGCGCGACGCGGTCCGCCGCGTCACCTCCGGCGTGCTCGACGTCGTCGACGCCCTCACCGCCCAGGCCGCGGCGCACCCCGACGCGGTGCTGCCGGGCCGCACGCACCTCCAGCACGCGCAGCCGGTGCTGCTCGCGCACCACCTGCTCGCGCACTGCCAGTCGCTGCTGCGCGACGTCAGCCGCCTGCGCGACTGGGACGCCCGCACCGCGTTCTCGCCCTACGGCTCCGGCGCGCTGGCGGGCTCCTCGCTCGGGCTGGACCCGCAGGCCGTCGCGGCCGAGCTCGGCTTCGACGGCGGCGCGGTCGACAACTCCATCGACGGCACGGCCTCGCGCGACTTCGCCGCCGAGGCGGCGTTCTGCCTGGCGATGCTCGGGGTGAACTTGTCCAGGGTCGCCGAGGAAGTCATCATCTGGAACACCGCCGAGTTCGGCTACGTCACGCTCGACGACGCCTGGGCCACCGGCAGCTCGATCATGCCGCAGAAGAAGAACCCCGACGTCGCCGAGCTCGCCCGCGGCAAGTCCGGACGGCTGGTCGGCAACCTCACCGGCCTGCTGGCCACCCTCAAGGCCCAGCCGCTGGCCTACAACCGCGACCTGCAGGAGGACAAGGAGCCCGTCTTCGACTCCGTCGAACAGCTCGATCTCCTGCTCCCCGCGATGGCGGGCATGCTCGGCACGCTGACCTTCCACACCGAACGGCTCGCCGAGCTGGCACCGGCCGGCTTCACCCTCGCCACCGACATCGCCGAGTGGCTGGTGCGCCAGGGCGTGCCGTTCCGCGTCGCGCACGAGGCGTCGGGGGAGTGCGTGCGCAAGGCCGAGGCGCGCGGCGCCGGGCTCGACGAGCTCACCGACTCCGAGCTGGCCGCCACCCACCCGGCGCTGACCCCCGAGGTGCGCGAGGTCCTCACCGTCGGCGGCTCGATCGCCTCCCGCGACGCGCACGGCGGCACCGCCCCGGCCAGGGTCGCCGAGCAGCGCGAACGCGTCGTGGCCACCGTCGCCGGCCATCGGCAGTGGCTGGCCGGCTGA
- a CDS encoding DNA-3-methyladenine glycosylase, with protein MSQVERDELAHDPLWVARRLLGCELRSVSPDGEVRVRLVEVEAYRGGDDPASHCYRGRTERNAVMFGPAGHLYVYFVYGMHFCINVVCLTDGVPGAVLLRAGEITAGHDLARLRRPAVRKDDQLASGPARLASVLGITRDHNGIDLTAPDSPIGLHNGHPVDEDDVRTGPRVGVAAAMDLPWRSWVDGSPAVSPYRRGGRRRARERA; from the coding sequence GTGAGCCAGGTGGAACGCGACGAGCTCGCGCACGACCCGCTGTGGGTGGCGCGGCGGCTGCTGGGCTGCGAACTGCGCTCGGTCAGCCCCGACGGTGAGGTCCGCGTCCGCCTGGTCGAGGTCGAGGCCTACCGCGGCGGGGACGACCCGGCGTCGCACTGCTACCGGGGCCGGACCGAGCGCAACGCCGTGATGTTCGGCCCCGCCGGGCACCTCTACGTCTACTTCGTCTACGGCATGCACTTCTGCATCAACGTCGTGTGCCTGACCGACGGGGTGCCCGGCGCGGTGCTGCTCCGCGCGGGTGAGATCACCGCCGGGCACGACCTCGCCCGCCTGCGCAGGCCCGCGGTGCGCAAGGACGACCAGCTCGCCAGCGGCCCCGCCCGGCTGGCCAGCGTCCTCGGCATCACCCGCGACCACAACGGCATCGACCTCACCGCACCCGACTCGCCGATCGGCCTGCACAACGGTCACCCGGTCGACGAGGACGACGTCCGCACCGGCCCCCGCGTGGGCGTGGCCGCCGCGATGGACCTGCCGTGGCGTTCCTGGGTGGACGGCTCGCCCGCGGTCAGCCCCTACCGGCGCGGCGGCCGCCGCCGGGCCCGCGAGCGGGCATAA
- a CDS encoding acetylornithine transaminase has translation MTGNTDGGQRWQSSMMDNYGTPKLTLVSGSGCEVTDADGRTYLDLVSGIAVNALGHCHPAVVQAIGDQAARLGHVSNFYAHDGGLRLAEELLDLAGLTGQGRVLFCNSGAEANETAFKISRLTGRTKVVATDGGFHGRTMGALALTGQPAKRAPFEPMPAGVEHVPYGDVAALESAVDDTTAAVFLEPIQGENGVIVPPEGYLQAAREITSRNGALLVVDEVQTGIGRTGSWFAFQRAGILPDVITLAKGLGGGLPIGACIGVGAVGDQLRPGMHGTTFGGSPIACAAALAVLRTIASEGLLEHVDRMGKNLTAGIQALGHPLVGEVRGAGLLIGVGLTSPVAADVAARALEAGYLINPVQPDALRLCPPLVIQPQQVQRLLADLPALLEVTK, from the coding sequence ATGACCGGCAACACCGACGGCGGGCAGCGCTGGCAGTCGTCCATGATGGACAACTACGGCACCCCGAAGCTGACCCTGGTCAGCGGCTCGGGCTGCGAGGTCACCGACGCCGACGGGCGGACCTACCTGGACCTGGTCAGCGGCATCGCGGTCAATGCGCTCGGCCACTGCCACCCCGCGGTGGTCCAGGCGATCGGCGACCAGGCCGCCCGGCTCGGCCACGTCTCCAACTTCTACGCCCACGACGGCGGGCTGCGGCTCGCCGAGGAACTGCTCGACCTCGCCGGGCTCACCGGCCAGGGCCGCGTCCTGTTCTGCAACTCCGGCGCGGAGGCCAACGAGACCGCGTTCAAGATCTCCCGGCTGACCGGCAGGACCAAGGTGGTCGCCACCGACGGCGGTTTCCACGGCCGCACCATGGGCGCGCTGGCGCTGACCGGCCAGCCCGCCAAGCGAGCCCCCTTCGAACCGATGCCCGCAGGCGTCGAGCACGTGCCCTACGGCGACGTCGCGGCACTGGAGTCCGCCGTGGACGACACCACCGCGGCGGTGTTCCTCGAACCGATCCAGGGCGAGAACGGCGTCATCGTCCCGCCGGAGGGCTACCTGCAGGCCGCCCGCGAGATCACCAGCCGCAACGGCGCCCTGCTGGTCGTCGACGAGGTGCAGACCGGCATCGGCCGCACCGGCTCGTGGTTCGCCTTCCAGCGCGCCGGCATCCTCCCGGACGTGATCACGCTGGCCAAGGGCCTCGGCGGCGGCCTGCCCATCGGCGCCTGCATCGGCGTCGGCGCGGTGGGCGACCAGCTGCGCCCCGGCATGCACGGCACCACCTTCGGCGGCAGCCCGATCGCCTGCGCCGCCGCGCTGGCGGTGCTGCGCACCATCGCCTCCGAAGGGCTGCTCGAACACGTCGACCGGATGGGCAAAAACCTCACCGCCGGGATCCAGGCGCTGGGCCACCCGCTGGTCGGCGAGGTCCGCGGCGCGGGCCTGCTGATCGGCGTCGGCCTGACCAGTCCCGTGGCCGCCGACGTCGCGGCCCGCGCGCTCGAGGCCGGCTACCTGATCAACCCGGTCCAGCCCGACGCGCTCCGGCTCTGCCCGCCGCTGGTGATCCAGCCCCAGCAGGTCCAGCGGCTGCTGGCCGACCTGCCCGCTCTGCTCGAGGTGACCAAGTGA
- a CDS encoding arginine repressor, giving the protein MTTRVARQARIVELVSSMGVRSQTELARLLAGDGIEVTQATLSRDLDELGAVKLRGPDGGAAVYVIPEDGSPVRGVQGGTSRLSRLLGELLVSADGSGNLTVLRTPPGAAQFLASAIDRSALLEVVGSIAGDDTVMVIAREPLTGLDLAERFTAMAAGEREASGP; this is encoded by the coding sequence GTGACCACCCGGGTTGCGCGGCAGGCCCGCATCGTGGAGCTGGTGTCGTCCATGGGCGTGCGCAGCCAGACGGAGCTGGCCAGGCTGCTGGCCGGCGACGGGATCGAGGTGACGCAGGCGACGTTGTCGCGGGATCTCGACGAGTTGGGTGCGGTGAAGCTGCGCGGCCCGGACGGCGGTGCCGCGGTGTATGTCATTCCGGAGGACGGGAGTCCGGTGCGTGGGGTGCAGGGCGGGACGTCGCGGTTGAGCCGGCTTCTCGGTGAGTTGCTGGTCAGTGCCGACGGTTCCGGCAACCTGACGGTGTTGCGGACTCCGCCGGGGGCTGCGCAGTTCTTGGCGAGTGCGATCGACCGTTCGGCGTTGTTGGAGGTCGTGGGTTCGATCGCGGGTGATGACACGGTGATGGTCATCGCTCGGGAGCCGTTGACCGGGCTCGACCTGGCCGAACGCTTCACCGCCATGGCAGCCGGCGAACGCGAGGCGAGTGGCCCGTAG
- the tyrS gene encoding tyrosine--tRNA ligase, whose translation MSEHILDDLSWRGLIAQSTDLDTLRSDLDAGPLTLYAGFDPTAPSLHAGHLIPILTLRRFQQAGHRPVVLAGGATGLIGDPRDVGERNLHDADTVVEWTERIRRQLSAFVDFDDTPTGAIMANNADWTADLPVTAFLRDIGKHFSVNTMLARETVRRRLETDGISYTEFSYMLLQANDYVELHRRHGTSLQLGGSDQWGNIIAGVDLVRKQNGAAVHALTLPLVTDAEGRKFGKSTGGGNVWLDPAMTSPYAWYQYFVNAADADVAKYLRLFTFLSREEIEELERTTAEKPQLRAGQRRLAEELTTLVHGEQQTRQVVTASQALFGRGELRDLDESTLDAAMAEVPTGEVDLSDGPTIVELLVETGLVAGRGAARRTVNEGGAYVNNSKIADETWSPSKEDLLHGRWLVVRRGKRHTAGVKVLH comes from the coding sequence GTGAGTGAGCACATCCTTGACGACCTGTCCTGGCGCGGCCTGATCGCGCAGTCCACCGACCTCGACACCCTCCGGTCCGATCTCGACGCCGGCCCGCTCACTCTCTATGCCGGCTTCGACCCCACCGCGCCGAGCCTGCACGCCGGGCACCTGATCCCGATCCTGACCCTGCGCCGCTTCCAGCAGGCCGGCCACCGGCCGGTCGTGCTCGCCGGTGGCGCGACCGGCCTGATCGGCGACCCGCGCGACGTCGGCGAGCGCAACCTCCACGACGCCGACACCGTCGTGGAGTGGACCGAGCGCATCAGGCGCCAGCTGTCGGCGTTCGTCGACTTCGACGACACCCCGACCGGCGCGATCATGGCCAACAACGCCGACTGGACCGCCGACCTGCCGGTGACGGCCTTCCTGCGCGACATCGGCAAGCACTTCTCGGTCAACACCATGCTGGCCAGGGAGACCGTGCGCAGGCGCCTGGAGACCGACGGCATCTCCTACACCGAGTTCAGCTACATGCTGTTGCAGGCCAACGACTACGTCGAGCTGCACCGCCGCCACGGCACCAGCCTCCAGCTCGGCGGGTCGGACCAGTGGGGCAACATCATCGCCGGGGTCGACCTGGTCCGGAAGCAGAACGGCGCCGCCGTGCACGCCCTGACGCTGCCGCTGGTCACCGACGCCGAAGGACGCAAGTTCGGCAAGTCCACCGGCGGCGGCAACGTCTGGCTCGACCCGGCGATGACCTCGCCGTACGCCTGGTACCAGTACTTCGTCAACGCCGCCGACGCCGACGTCGCCAAGTACCTCCGGCTGTTCACCTTCCTGTCCCGGGAGGAGATCGAGGAGCTCGAGCGCACCACGGCCGAGAAGCCCCAACTGCGAGCCGGCCAGCGCCGGCTAGCCGAGGAGCTGACCACCCTGGTGCACGGCGAGCAGCAGACGCGCCAGGTCGTCACGGCCAGCCAGGCCCTGTTCGGCCGAGGCGAACTGCGGGACCTCGACGAGTCGACGCTCGACGCCGCGATGGCGGAGGTGCCCACCGGCGAGGTCGACCTCTCCGACGGCCCGACGATCGTGGAACTGCTGGTGGAGACCGGCCTGGTGGCGGGACGCGGCGCCGCCCGCCGCACCGTCAACGAGGGTGGCGCTTACGTCAACAACAGCAAAATCGCAGATGAGACGTGGTCTCCGTCGAAGGAAGACCTGCTGCACGGCCGCTGGCTGGTAGTGCGCCGTGGCAAGCGTCACACTGCGGGCGTGAAGGTGTTGCATTAA